From a region of the Ovis aries strain OAR_USU_Benz2616 breed Rambouillet chromosome 2, ARS-UI_Ramb_v3.0, whole genome shotgun sequence genome:
- the BZW1 gene encoding eIF5-mimic protein 2 isoform X1, with protein MGPGGGRRMKPDQISRVSFMNNQKQQKPTLSGQRFKTRKRDEKERFDPTQFQDCIIQGLTETGTDLEAVAKFLDASGAKLDYRRYAETLFDILVAGGMLAPGGTLADDMMRTDVCVFAAQEDLETMQAFAQVFNKLIRRYKYLEKGFEDEVKKLLLFLKGFSESERNKLAMLTGVLLANGTLNASILNSLYNENLVKEGVSAAFAVKLFKSWINEKDINAVAASLRKVSMDNRLMELFPANKQSVEHFTKYFTEAGLKELSEYVRNQQTIGARKELQKELQEQMSRGDPFKDIILYVKEEMKKNNIPEPVVIGIVWSSVMSTVEWNKKEELVAEQAIKHLKQYSPLLAAFTTQGQSELTLLLKIQEYCYDNIHFMKAFQKIVVLFYKAEVLSEEPILKWYKDAHVAKGKSVFLEQMKKFVEWLKNAEEGKSFHLCNLFGKA; from the exons ATGGGCCCGGGCGGAGGCCGCCGCATGAAGCCGGACCAGATCTCGAG GGTGTCTTTTATGAATAATCAAAAGCAGCAAAAGCCAACGCTATCAGGCCAGCgttttaaaaccagaaaaagag ATGAAAAAGAGAGGTTTGACCCTACTCAGTTTCAAGACTGCATTATTCAAGGCTTAACTGAAACTGGTACTGATTTGGAAGCAGTAGCAAAGTTTCTTGATGCTTCTGGAGCAAAACTTGATTACCGACGATATGCAGAAACACTCTTTGACATTCTGGTGGCTGGCGGAATGCTGG CCCCAGGTGGTACActggcagatgacatgatgcgtACAGATGTCTGTGTGTTTGCAGCACAAGAAGACCTAGAGACCATGCAAGCATTTGCTCAG GTTTTTAACAAGTTAATCAGGCGCTACAAATACCTGGAGAAAGGTTTTGAAGATGAAGTTAAAAAG CTGCTGCTGTTCTTAAAGGGTTTTTCAGAGTCGGAAAGGAACAAGCTGGCTATGTTGACTGGTGTTCTTCTGGCTAATGGAACACTTAATGCATCCATTCTTAATAGCCTTTACAATGAGAATTTGGTTAAAGAAG GGGTTTCAGCAGCTTTTGCTGTAAAGCTCTTTAAATCATggataaatgaaaaagatatcaATGCAGTAGCTGCAAGTCTTCGGAAAGTGAGCATGGATAACAGACTGATG GAACTTTTTCCTGCCAATAAACAAAGCGTTGAACACTTCACAAAGTATTTTACTGAGGCAGGCTTGAAGGAGCTTTCAGAATATGTTCGGAATCAGCAAACCATAGGAGCTCGTAAGGAACTCCAGAAAGAACTTCAAGAACAGATGTCCCGTGGTGATCCATTTAAGGAT ATAATTTTGTATgtcaaggaagaaatgaaaaaaaacaacatCCCAGAACCCGTTGTCATTGGAATAGTATGGTCCAGCGTAATGAGCACTGTGGAATGGAACAAAAAAGAGGAGCTTGTAGCAGAGCAAGCCATCAAGCACTTGAAG CAATACAGCCCTCTACTTGCTGCCTTTACAACTCAAGGTCAGTCTGAGCTGACTCTGTTACTGAAGATTCAGGAGTACTGCTATGACAACATTCATTTCATGAAAGCCTTCCAGAAAATAGTGGTGCTTTTTTATAAAG CTGAAGTTCTGAGTGAAGAACCCATTCTAAAATGGTATAAAGATGCACACGTTGCCAAGGGGAAGAGTGTCTTCCTTGAGCAAATGAAAAAGTTTGTAGAGTGGCTcaaaaatgctgaagagggtaaGTCTTTTCATTTGTGCAATCTGTTTGGTAAAGCCTGA
- the BZW1 gene encoding eIF5-mimic protein 2 isoform X2 yields the protein MGPGGGRRMKPDQISRVSFMNNQKQQKPTLSGQRFKTRKRDEKERFDPTQFQDCIIQGLTETGTDLEAVAKFLDASGAKLDYRRYAETLFDILVAGGMLAPGGTLADDMMRTDVCVFAAQEDLETMQAFAQVFNKLIRRYKYLEKGFEDEVKKLLLFLKGFSESERNKLAMLTGVLLANGTLNASILNSLYNENLVKEGVSAAFAVKLFKSWINEKDINAVAASLRKVSMDNRLMELFPANKQSVEHFTKYFTEAGLKELSEYVRNQQTIGARKELQKELQEQMSRGDPFKDIILYVKEEMKKNNIPEPVVIGIVWSSVMSTVEWNKKEELVAEQAIKHLKQYSPLLAAFTTQGQSELTLLLKIQEYCYDNIHFMKAFQKIVVLFYKAEVLSEEPILKWYKDAHVAKGKSVFLEQMKKFVEWLKNAEEESESEAEEGD from the exons ATGGGCCCGGGCGGAGGCCGCCGCATGAAGCCGGACCAGATCTCGAG GGTGTCTTTTATGAATAATCAAAAGCAGCAAAAGCCAACGCTATCAGGCCAGCgttttaaaaccagaaaaagag ATGAAAAAGAGAGGTTTGACCCTACTCAGTTTCAAGACTGCATTATTCAAGGCTTAACTGAAACTGGTACTGATTTGGAAGCAGTAGCAAAGTTTCTTGATGCTTCTGGAGCAAAACTTGATTACCGACGATATGCAGAAACACTCTTTGACATTCTGGTGGCTGGCGGAATGCTGG CCCCAGGTGGTACActggcagatgacatgatgcgtACAGATGTCTGTGTGTTTGCAGCACAAGAAGACCTAGAGACCATGCAAGCATTTGCTCAG GTTTTTAACAAGTTAATCAGGCGCTACAAATACCTGGAGAAAGGTTTTGAAGATGAAGTTAAAAAG CTGCTGCTGTTCTTAAAGGGTTTTTCAGAGTCGGAAAGGAACAAGCTGGCTATGTTGACTGGTGTTCTTCTGGCTAATGGAACACTTAATGCATCCATTCTTAATAGCCTTTACAATGAGAATTTGGTTAAAGAAG GGGTTTCAGCAGCTTTTGCTGTAAAGCTCTTTAAATCATggataaatgaaaaagatatcaATGCAGTAGCTGCAAGTCTTCGGAAAGTGAGCATGGATAACAGACTGATG GAACTTTTTCCTGCCAATAAACAAAGCGTTGAACACTTCACAAAGTATTTTACTGAGGCAGGCTTGAAGGAGCTTTCAGAATATGTTCGGAATCAGCAAACCATAGGAGCTCGTAAGGAACTCCAGAAAGAACTTCAAGAACAGATGTCCCGTGGTGATCCATTTAAGGAT ATAATTTTGTATgtcaaggaagaaatgaaaaaaaacaacatCCCAGAACCCGTTGTCATTGGAATAGTATGGTCCAGCGTAATGAGCACTGTGGAATGGAACAAAAAAGAGGAGCTTGTAGCAGAGCAAGCCATCAAGCACTTGAAG CAATACAGCCCTCTACTTGCTGCCTTTACAACTCAAGGTCAGTCTGAGCTGACTCTGTTACTGAAGATTCAGGAGTACTGCTATGACAACATTCATTTCATGAAAGCCTTCCAGAAAATAGTGGTGCTTTTTTATAAAG CTGAAGTTCTGAGTGAAGAACCCATTCTAAAATGGTATAAAGATGCACACGTTGCCAAGGGGAAGAGTGTCTTCCTTGAGCAAATGAAAAAGTTTGTAGAGTGGCTcaaaaatgctgaagagg AATCTGAGTCTGAAGCTGAAGAAGGTGACTGA
- the BZW1 gene encoding eIF5-mimic protein 2 isoform X3, producing the protein MNNQKQQKPTLSGQRFKTRKRDEKERFDPTQFQDCIIQGLTETGTDLEAVAKFLDASGAKLDYRRYAETLFDILVAGGMLAPGGTLADDMMRTDVCVFAAQEDLETMQAFAQVFNKLIRRYKYLEKGFEDEVKKLLLFLKGFSESERNKLAMLTGVLLANGTLNASILNSLYNENLVKEGVSAAFAVKLFKSWINEKDINAVAASLRKVSMDNRLMELFPANKQSVEHFTKYFTEAGLKELSEYVRNQQTIGARKELQKELQEQMSRGDPFKDIILYVKEEMKKNNIPEPVVIGIVWSSVMSTVEWNKKEELVAEQAIKHLKQYSPLLAAFTTQGQSELTLLLKIQEYCYDNIHFMKAFQKIVVLFYKAEVLSEEPILKWYKDAHVAKGKSVFLEQMKKFVEWLKNAEEGKSFHLCNLFGKA; encoded by the exons ATGAATAATCAAAAGCAGCAAAAGCCAACGCTATCAGGCCAGCgttttaaaaccagaaaaagag ATGAAAAAGAGAGGTTTGACCCTACTCAGTTTCAAGACTGCATTATTCAAGGCTTAACTGAAACTGGTACTGATTTGGAAGCAGTAGCAAAGTTTCTTGATGCTTCTGGAGCAAAACTTGATTACCGACGATATGCAGAAACACTCTTTGACATTCTGGTGGCTGGCGGAATGCTGG CCCCAGGTGGTACActggcagatgacatgatgcgtACAGATGTCTGTGTGTTTGCAGCACAAGAAGACCTAGAGACCATGCAAGCATTTGCTCAG GTTTTTAACAAGTTAATCAGGCGCTACAAATACCTGGAGAAAGGTTTTGAAGATGAAGTTAAAAAG CTGCTGCTGTTCTTAAAGGGTTTTTCAGAGTCGGAAAGGAACAAGCTGGCTATGTTGACTGGTGTTCTTCTGGCTAATGGAACACTTAATGCATCCATTCTTAATAGCCTTTACAATGAGAATTTGGTTAAAGAAG GGGTTTCAGCAGCTTTTGCTGTAAAGCTCTTTAAATCATggataaatgaaaaagatatcaATGCAGTAGCTGCAAGTCTTCGGAAAGTGAGCATGGATAACAGACTGATG GAACTTTTTCCTGCCAATAAACAAAGCGTTGAACACTTCACAAAGTATTTTACTGAGGCAGGCTTGAAGGAGCTTTCAGAATATGTTCGGAATCAGCAAACCATAGGAGCTCGTAAGGAACTCCAGAAAGAACTTCAAGAACAGATGTCCCGTGGTGATCCATTTAAGGAT ATAATTTTGTATgtcaaggaagaaatgaaaaaaaacaacatCCCAGAACCCGTTGTCATTGGAATAGTATGGTCCAGCGTAATGAGCACTGTGGAATGGAACAAAAAAGAGGAGCTTGTAGCAGAGCAAGCCATCAAGCACTTGAAG CAATACAGCCCTCTACTTGCTGCCTTTACAACTCAAGGTCAGTCTGAGCTGACTCTGTTACTGAAGATTCAGGAGTACTGCTATGACAACATTCATTTCATGAAAGCCTTCCAGAAAATAGTGGTGCTTTTTTATAAAG CTGAAGTTCTGAGTGAAGAACCCATTCTAAAATGGTATAAAGATGCACACGTTGCCAAGGGGAAGAGTGTCTTCCTTGAGCAAATGAAAAAGTTTGTAGAGTGGCTcaaaaatgctgaagagggtaaGTCTTTTCATTTGTGCAATCTGTTTGGTAAAGCCTGA
- the BZW1 gene encoding eIF5-mimic protein 2 isoform X4, which produces MLLEQNLITDDMQKHSLTFWWLAECWVSVFNKLIRRYKYLEKGFEDEVKKLLLFLKGFSESERNKLAMLTGVLLANGTLNASILNSLYNENLVKEGVSAAFAVKLFKSWINEKDINAVAASLRKVSMDNRLMELFPANKQSVEHFTKYFTEAGLKELSEYVRNQQTIGARKELQKELQEQMSRGDPFKDIILYVKEEMKKNNIPEPVVIGIVWSSVMSTVEWNKKEELVAEQAIKHLKQYSPLLAAFTTQGQSELTLLLKIQEYCYDNIHFMKAFQKIVVLFYKAEVLSEEPILKWYKDAHVAKGKSVFLEQMKKFVEWLKNAEEESESEAEEGD; this is translated from the exons ATGCTTCTGGAGCAAAACTTGATTACCGACGATATGCAGAAACACTCTTTGACATTCTGGTGGCTGGCGGAATGCTGGGTAAGT GTTTTTAACAAGTTAATCAGGCGCTACAAATACCTGGAGAAAGGTTTTGAAGATGAAGTTAAAAAG CTGCTGCTGTTCTTAAAGGGTTTTTCAGAGTCGGAAAGGAACAAGCTGGCTATGTTGACTGGTGTTCTTCTGGCTAATGGAACACTTAATGCATCCATTCTTAATAGCCTTTACAATGAGAATTTGGTTAAAGAAG GGGTTTCAGCAGCTTTTGCTGTAAAGCTCTTTAAATCATggataaatgaaaaagatatcaATGCAGTAGCTGCAAGTCTTCGGAAAGTGAGCATGGATAACAGACTGATG GAACTTTTTCCTGCCAATAAACAAAGCGTTGAACACTTCACAAAGTATTTTACTGAGGCAGGCTTGAAGGAGCTTTCAGAATATGTTCGGAATCAGCAAACCATAGGAGCTCGTAAGGAACTCCAGAAAGAACTTCAAGAACAGATGTCCCGTGGTGATCCATTTAAGGAT ATAATTTTGTATgtcaaggaagaaatgaaaaaaaacaacatCCCAGAACCCGTTGTCATTGGAATAGTATGGTCCAGCGTAATGAGCACTGTGGAATGGAACAAAAAAGAGGAGCTTGTAGCAGAGCAAGCCATCAAGCACTTGAAG CAATACAGCCCTCTACTTGCTGCCTTTACAACTCAAGGTCAGTCTGAGCTGACTCTGTTACTGAAGATTCAGGAGTACTGCTATGACAACATTCATTTCATGAAAGCCTTCCAGAAAATAGTGGTGCTTTTTTATAAAG CTGAAGTTCTGAGTGAAGAACCCATTCTAAAATGGTATAAAGATGCACACGTTGCCAAGGGGAAGAGTGTCTTCCTTGAGCAAATGAAAAAGTTTGTAGAGTGGCTcaaaaatgctgaagagg AATCTGAGTCTGAAGCTGAAGAAGGTGACTGA